Proteins encoded together in one Qingshengfaniella alkalisoli window:
- a CDS encoding aminopeptidase P family protein has product MFQSFETTSHPELGAARLNALRAQMKAQELDGFLIPRADAFRGEVVAPHDERLSWLTGFTGSAGFAAVLADKAGVFIDGRYTVQVRGQVDLEVYTPVNWPATKLQDWLRENATDGAVIGFDPWLHTRSEITQVSDALTDRKITFQPTGNLVDVIWDDQPKPPMAPVTSYPDEFAGRSSADKRAQIAGDMVEAGQSAVIITLPESIAWLLNIRGADITRTPFAHAFAILHADTSVDLFIAPQKLGGVEFPEDVRPAPFEHFAEALGTLSGKVLIDKSSAPFAVSEGLEQANVEVVEGTDPCALPRACKTEAEIAGSRAAHRRDAIAMVEFLAWLDEEAPKGTLTEIDVATTLEGYRRATNQLKDISFETIAGSGPNAAMAHYRVTEQSNRTIRNGELLLVDSGGQYLDGTTDITRTVTVGEPTDLHRRCFTLVLKGMIAVSRARWPEGLAGRDLDPLARYPLWLAGLDYDHGTGHGVGAYLSVHEGPQRISRTGEQALEPGMILSNEPGYYREGDFGIRTENLLCVTEAPALTGADDRRMLSFETLTFVPIDRRLIDTKLLDDDERNWLDSYHRQTRDRLIDHVSEMARTWLLQATEPL; this is encoded by the coding sequence TTGTTCCAGTCCTTCGAAACGACCAGCCATCCGGAACTCGGCGCCGCGCGGCTAAACGCGCTCCGAGCCCAGATGAAGGCGCAGGAGCTGGACGGTTTTCTGATCCCCCGCGCAGATGCATTCCGCGGTGAGGTCGTAGCCCCGCATGACGAACGCCTTTCCTGGTTGACGGGTTTCACAGGGTCTGCTGGATTTGCCGCAGTGCTGGCCGATAAAGCAGGTGTGTTCATCGACGGCCGCTACACGGTGCAGGTTCGCGGCCAAGTCGATCTGGAGGTCTATACGCCTGTAAACTGGCCCGCGACAAAGCTGCAGGATTGGCTGCGCGAAAATGCGACAGATGGGGCGGTGATCGGCTTTGATCCATGGCTGCACACGCGTTCAGAGATCACGCAAGTCAGTGACGCGTTGACGGACCGCAAGATCACCTTTCAGCCAACCGGAAACCTTGTGGACGTCATCTGGGACGACCAGCCCAAACCGCCGATGGCACCCGTTACTAGTTACCCCGATGAGTTCGCAGGCCGAAGTTCTGCCGACAAGCGCGCCCAAATCGCCGGTGATATGGTCGAGGCGGGCCAGTCCGCCGTCATCATCACCTTGCCGGAAAGCATCGCCTGGCTTCTGAACATTCGCGGCGCAGATATCACACGCACCCCTTTTGCCCATGCATTCGCCATTCTTCATGCCGATACATCCGTCGACCTGTTCATCGCACCCCAAAAACTGGGTGGTGTAGAATTTCCCGAAGACGTTCGTCCTGCCCCGTTCGAGCATTTCGCAGAGGCGCTCGGCACACTGTCGGGTAAAGTTCTGATCGACAAATCCAGCGCACCTTTCGCCGTCAGCGAAGGCCTTGAGCAAGCCAATGTCGAGGTTGTTGAAGGCACCGACCCTTGCGCCCTGCCTCGTGCGTGTAAAACGGAAGCCGAAATCGCAGGTTCCCGCGCCGCACACAGGCGGGACGCCATTGCCATGGTCGAGTTTCTGGCCTGGCTGGATGAGGAAGCCCCCAAAGGCACGTTGACCGAGATCGATGTGGCTACCACGCTCGAAGGCTATCGCCGGGCCACCAACCAGTTGAAAGACATCAGCTTCGAAACCATCGCGGGCAGCGGCCCAAACGCCGCAATGGCCCATTACCGCGTTACCGAACAATCGAATCGGACCATCAGAAACGGTGAATTGCTTCTTGTCGATTCGGGCGGGCAGTATCTGGACGGAACCACCGACATCACGCGCACCGTCACGGTCGGCGAACCCACAGATCTGCACCGCCGCTGTTTCACCCTGGTCCTCAAGGGCATGATCGCCGTCAGTCGGGCGCGCTGGCCTGAAGGGCTGGCTGGTCGTGATCTCGATCCGCTGGCGCGCTACCCTCTGTGGCTGGCAGGACTGGACTATGACCACGGCACGGGTCACGGAGTGGGAGCCTATCTTTCCGTGCATGAAGGCCCACAGCGCATTTCCCGCACAGGGGAACAGGCGCTGGAGCCCGGGATGATCCTGTCCAACGAACCCGGATACTACCGCGAAGGCGATTTCGGCATCCGGACTGAAAACCTCCTCTGCGTCACTGAAGCACCGGCATTGACGGGAGCTGACGATAGACGCATGTTGTCATTCGAGACGCTGACCTTTGTGCCGATCGACCGTCGTCTGATTGACACAAAACTTCTGGATGATGACGAGCGTAACTGGCTCGACAGCTATCACCGGCAGACCCGCGACCGACTGATCGACCATGTGTCCGAGATGGCGAGAACGTGGCTGCTGCAAGCGACAGAGCCGCTTTGA
- a CDS encoding DUF427 domain-containing protein, protein MTGLESLMERGISTRPAGGTWVVRAGGAIIAETSNAIELIESGLSPVIYFPRDDVAMAFLDQTDQATRCAFKGNATYYAIHTKSKVLDNAAWSYETPLDNAADIAGHIAFYQSMVTVERV, encoded by the coding sequence ATGACAGGATTAGAATCGCTGATGGAACGTGGAATTTCGACAAGGCCAGCAGGCGGGACATGGGTCGTGCGCGCAGGCGGCGCGATCATCGCCGAAACATCGAATGCAATAGAATTGATCGAATCCGGCCTGTCACCCGTGATCTACTTCCCCCGCGATGACGTGGCGATGGCCTTTCTGGACCAGACGGACCAAGCCACACGCTGCGCGTTCAAGGGTAACGCGACCTACTATGCCATCCACACCAAGAGTAAAGTTCTGGACAACGCGGCGTGGAGCTATGAAACACCACTCGACAACGCTGCCGACATCGCAGGTCACATCGCCTTTTATCAGTCGATGGTGACGGTCGAACGTGTCTGA
- a CDS encoding chloride channel protein: MSDPKPSVISQQLDEAVAVWRGGWRVVRHKGPSKVQFWFIALVIGTAAGFAALFFRKGIEQLQTLIYGTSDVRLASAAEMLPWYWVLIVPILGGLCVGLILHYFTPDARARSVGDVIEGAALNDGRVETREGLASALASLITLSSGGSSGREGPVVHLAGVISTWVSQRIHADGITGRDLLGCAVAGAVSASFNAPIAGALFALEVVLRHFAVHAFAPIAIASVAGTVINRLEYGGITEFVLPEPGALDFYIELPAFLLLGLLSGVVAAFFMRAMFFSDRLSTAAWQATGLPRWMRPMVAGAVLGLIAIWFPHIIGVGYETTSAALTGNLIWTQAVIFLIVKCAAVSVTLAGRMGGGVFSPSLMIGALLGLAFGIIATGLAPDFSGSETLYALAGMGAVAAAVLGAPISTTMIVFELTGDWQTGIAVMTSVSLSSALASRMVDRSYFLTQLERRGCHMAAGPQSYLLAMFRVSSVMRAMTHPKAPDTSQCEALISQGVFVDRAATLEQALPKFDAGETDFLPVTTQGKDGEPPQLVGSLFQVDALKAYNRALAAVAAEEHS; this comes from the coding sequence GTGAGCGATCCGAAGCCGTCTGTCATATCGCAGCAGCTTGATGAGGCCGTCGCCGTCTGGCGTGGCGGCTGGCGTGTCGTGCGTCATAAGGGGCCAAGCAAGGTCCAGTTCTGGTTTATTGCCTTGGTGATCGGGACGGCCGCAGGTTTCGCGGCGCTTTTCTTTCGCAAGGGGATCGAACAGCTTCAGACGCTGATCTACGGCACGAGCGATGTGCGCTTGGCGAGCGCGGCTGAAATGCTGCCCTGGTACTGGGTGCTGATCGTGCCCATTCTGGGCGGGCTATGTGTTGGGCTGATCCTTCACTACTTTACACCGGACGCGCGGGCACGGTCGGTTGGCGACGTGATCGAGGGCGCCGCACTGAACGATGGGCGCGTCGAGACGAGGGAAGGGCTGGCATCGGCGCTGGCCTCACTGATCACGCTGTCCTCTGGTGGCTCCAGTGGTCGCGAGGGGCCGGTCGTTCATCTTGCTGGCGTGATCTCGACATGGGTCAGCCAACGTATCCATGCAGACGGGATAACGGGCCGCGATTTGCTCGGTTGCGCCGTTGCGGGGGCGGTATCAGCTTCGTTCAATGCACCCATAGCCGGCGCGTTGTTCGCGCTGGAGGTTGTCCTGCGCCACTTCGCGGTCCACGCCTTCGCGCCCATTGCGATTGCATCCGTCGCGGGAACGGTCATCAACCGGCTGGAATACGGCGGTATTACTGAATTCGTGCTGCCAGAGCCCGGCGCGCTAGATTTCTATATTGAACTACCGGCCTTCCTGTTGCTCGGACTTTTGTCCGGTGTTGTCGCTGCCTTCTTTATGCGCGCGATGTTTTTCTCAGACCGCCTGTCCACTGCGGCATGGCAGGCGACCGGGTTACCGCGCTGGATGCGCCCGATGGTGGCGGGCGCGGTACTTGGTCTGATCGCTATCTGGTTTCCGCATATCATCGGGGTCGGATATGAAACGACCTCTGCCGCGCTGACGGGAAATCTGATCTGGACGCAAGCGGTGATCTTCCTGATCGTGAAATGTGCGGCGGTATCGGTGACCCTTGCCGGTCGCATGGGCGGGGGAGTATTCTCCCCGTCGCTGATGATCGGCGCGCTGCTGGGGCTGGCTTTCGGAATTATTGCCACCGGATTGGCACCCGATTTTTCGGGCAGCGAGACGCTTTATGCGCTGGCCGGGATGGGCGCCGTCGCCGCGGCTGTTCTGGGCGCGCCGATTTCGACGACGATGATCGTATTCGAACTAACCGGCGACTGGCAGACGGGAATAGCTGTGATGACCTCCGTGTCGTTATCCTCGGCGCTGGCCAGCCGCATGGTGGATCGGTCCTATTTCCTGACCCAGCTTGAGCGGCGGGGCTGTCATATGGCGGCGGGTCCGCAAAGCTACCTTCTGGCGATGTTCAGGGTGTCATCGGTCATGCGTGCTATGACCCATCCCAAGGCACCCGATACTTCGCAATGTGAAGCGCTGATTTCTCAAGGGGTTTTCGTGGACAGGGCGGCGACGCTGGAACAGGCGTTGCCGAAGTTCGATGCTGGTGAAACGGATTTTCTGCCGGTCACGACACAGGGAAAAGACGGTGAGCCGCCTCAGCTTGTCGGCTCCCTGTTTCAGGTGGATGCACTGAAGGCCTATAACCGCGCCCTCGCCGCCGTGGCGGCAGAGGAACATTCCTGA
- the recN gene encoding DNA repair protein RecN: MILELEIRNILLIDHLEIEFRSGLNVLTGETGAGKSILLDSLGFVLGWRGRADIVRQGAEQGEVTAIFALSDDHPARAVLAEAEIPVEDDLILRRVNRADGRKTAWVNDRRCSGDILRNLSDTLVELQGQRDDRGLLDAKGHRALLDSFAGNGTLLADTRSAWTDLVSSRRFMQGLEAAVAKARDEEEFLRHAVQELDDLSPEPGEDAALDAKRRLMQNAEKVRQDVERVVQALDHSEGAEGRITDAVRWLESVAGNLPDDAVSGPLAALERVAIELSEAQSGVEQVLAQLSFDPEELLATEERLFALRGLSRKHGVPSDDLAAFADELRARLDRIETADTELEQATRSVAMAERAYADAAAKLSEARQGAAGRLDTAMQAQLAPLKMERARFVTQVTGIASGPDGVDAVEFQVATNPGSPAGPMQKVASGGELSRFLLALKVCLSGDDGTKTLIFDEIDQGVGGATADAVGKRLAQLAQSGQVLVVTHSPQVAAYGQQHLRVEKRVEGETTLSHVEVVAAHERVAEIARMVSGDQVTDAARAAANALIDRASQELS; this comes from the coding sequence ATGATTCTTGAGCTGGAAATCCGCAATATCCTGCTGATCGATCATCTCGAGATCGAATTTCGCTCTGGTTTGAACGTGCTGACCGGCGAGACAGGCGCTGGTAAGTCAATTCTTCTCGATTCTCTCGGTTTTGTGCTGGGATGGCGCGGCCGTGCAGATATCGTGCGTCAGGGTGCTGAACAGGGAGAGGTCACCGCGATCTTTGCGTTGTCCGACGACCACCCGGCGCGGGCAGTACTGGCAGAGGCGGAGATCCCCGTTGAAGACGATCTGATCCTGCGACGGGTCAATCGTGCCGATGGACGCAAAACTGCATGGGTGAACGACCGGCGGTGTTCAGGCGATATCCTGCGCAATCTGTCCGACACGCTTGTAGAACTGCAAGGCCAGCGTGATGATCGCGGACTGCTCGATGCGAAGGGCCATCGCGCATTGCTGGACAGTTTCGCTGGAAATGGAACGCTTTTGGCTGACACACGATCTGCATGGACCGATCTGGTTTCCTCGCGAAGGTTCATGCAGGGGTTGGAAGCCGCCGTTGCCAAGGCCCGAGACGAGGAAGAATTTCTGCGGCATGCGGTTCAGGAGCTTGATGACCTGTCGCCGGAACCGGGTGAAGATGCGGCCTTGGATGCCAAGCGTCGTCTGATGCAGAACGCTGAAAAGGTCCGGCAGGACGTGGAACGGGTGGTTCAGGCGCTGGATCATTCGGAAGGCGCCGAAGGGCGTATCACTGATGCCGTGCGCTGGCTGGAATCGGTGGCAGGGAACTTGCCGGATGATGCGGTGTCCGGCCCGCTCGCTGCGCTTGAGCGTGTTGCGATCGAGCTGTCCGAAGCACAGTCTGGCGTCGAGCAGGTTCTTGCGCAGTTGAGCTTTGATCCGGAAGAACTGCTCGCGACGGAAGAGCGGTTGTTTGCCTTGCGGGGTCTTTCACGCAAGCATGGCGTCCCCTCAGATGATCTGGCAGCTTTTGCGGATGAGTTGCGTGCGCGGCTGGACCGGATAGAAACAGCCGACACGGAACTGGAACAGGCGACCAGATCGGTCGCGATGGCGGAGCGAGCGTACGCGGATGCTGCGGCGAAACTGTCTGAGGCCCGGCAAGGCGCTGCCGGACGGCTGGATACCGCGATGCAGGCGCAGCTGGCACCGCTAAAGATGGAACGGGCGCGCTTTGTCACGCAGGTGACTGGTATTGCAAGTGGTCCCGATGGCGTCGACGCGGTTGAGTTTCAGGTGGCTACCAACCCAGGATCGCCTGCCGGTCCGATGCAGAAAGTGGCGTCCGGCGGTGAACTATCGCGTTTCCTTCTGGCGCTGAAGGTTTGTCTCAGCGGCGATGATGGCACGAAGACGTTGATCTTCGACGAAATCGATCAGGGTGTTGGCGGGGCCACGGCGGACGCAGTCGGCAAACGCCTCGCGCAACTTGCGCAAAGCGGTCAGGTTCTCGTCGTTACGCATTCGCCGCAGGTCGCGGCTTATGGTCAACAGCATTTGCGAGTCGAAAAACGTGTCGAGGGTGAAACTACACTGTCTCATGTGGAAGTCGTGGCCGCGCATGAGCGGGTCGCGGAAATCGCCCGCATGGTTTCTGGTGATCAGGTAACGGACGCTGCACGCGCCGCTGCCAACGCGCTGATCGATCGCGCGTCACAGGAATTAAGCTAG
- the lpxC gene encoding UDP-3-O-acyl-N-acetylglucosamine deacetylase, giving the protein MQTTLKTIARFTGTGLHTGRPVRLSVHPAKPFFGIRFRRTDVRDADQMIFARWDFVEQTSLCTKVVNKDGISVSTIEHIMAALAGVGIHNALIDIDGPEIPILDGSAAPFVRGLMNAGLDRQDAPVRAIRILKPVEVCRGQACARLEPSEGLEIDFSIDFADEAIGRQSLALNMHNGTFIRELCDSRTFCLQSDVDVMRANGLALGGSTRNAVVFDDGDVLSPGGLRHSDEPVRHKMLDALGDLATAGAPILGRYVGIRSGHSLTNELLRTLFADDSAWCFEECDTDTASHLPGVGVSHLDLTMCA; this is encoded by the coding sequence ATGCAAACGACATTGAAAACCATAGCACGTTTCACGGGAACGGGACTTCACACCGGTCGTCCTGTTCGCTTGTCTGTTCATCCGGCGAAACCATTCTTTGGTATCCGCTTCCGCCGCACCGACGTCCGCGATGCGGATCAGATGATCTTCGCGCGCTGGGATTTTGTTGAACAGACGTCGCTTTGCACGAAGGTCGTTAACAAGGACGGCATCAGCGTTTCGACGATTGAACACATCATGGCCGCGCTTGCCGGTGTGGGTATCCATAATGCGCTGATTGACATTGATGGCCCTGAAATTCCGATTCTCGATGGCAGCGCTGCACCTTTCGTGCGCGGTTTGATGAATGCGGGTCTGGATCGTCAGGATGCTCCCGTGCGTGCGATTCGTATCCTGAAGCCAGTTGAAGTGTGCCGTGGTCAGGCCTGTGCGCGTCTTGAGCCGTCCGAAGGATTGGAAATCGATTTCAGCATCGATTTCGCGGACGAGGCGATCGGTCGCCAATCGCTCGCGCTGAACATGCACAACGGCACATTCATCCGTGAGCTTTGCGACAGTCGTACCTTCTGCCTGCAATCGGATGTAGATGTGATGCGTGCCAACGGCTTGGCGCTCGGTGGCAGTACACGCAACGCGGTTGTCTTTGATGATGGGGATGTTCTCAGCCCGGGTGGGTTACGCCATTCTGACGAGCCCGTGCGCCACAAGATGCTTGATGCCTTGGGCGACCTGGCGACTGCCGGAGCACCGATCCTTGGCCGTTACGTCGGTATCCGGTCGGGTCACTCCCTGACGAATGAATTGCTGCGCACGCTGTTTGCCGACGACAGCGCATGGTGCTTTGAGGAATGCGATACCGATACCGCCAGCCATTTGCCCGGTGTCGGCGTCAGTCATCTTGATCTGACGATGTGTGCTTGA
- the ftsZ gene encoding cell division protein FtsZ encodes MTLNLTMPEQEELKPKITVFGVGGAGGNAVNNMIEKELDGVEFVVANTDAQALQQSRSKARVQMGLKVTEGLGAGARPAVGAAAAEESIEQIVDHLVGSHMCFITAGMGGGTGTGAAPIIAQAARELGVLTVGVVTKPFQFEGSKRMRKAEDGVEALQKVVDTLIIIPNQNLFRLANEKTTFTEAFSMADDVLYQGVKGVTDLMVRPGLINLDFADVRAVMDEMGKAMMGTGEAEGEDRAVQAAEKAIANPLLDEISLRGAKGVLINITGGYDLTLFELDEAANRIREEVDPDANIIVGSTLDPDIQGVMRVSVVATGIDAIAKDIEEASPVRRRALSEPLVSEVSQEKTAHQPEAAAAVEAPAAHAPQSRVGEEEPTLFHNLDTSSTHQPVTTQRDDDLPPPAYTPHPEPETVQDAPESFVAPRPNATRGQPSEDTLRRLQAAVSKQPDRNPTERPAQPSAEIHHADKQRFGINSLINRMTGQGHGHGQAGEGRAQMSRPAPNMQPVSEDQLDEDAELDRIEIPAFLRRQAN; translated from the coding sequence ATGACTCTGAATCTGACTATGCCCGAGCAGGAAGAGCTCAAGCCGAAGATTACGGTGTTCGGCGTGGGTGGTGCTGGCGGCAATGCTGTCAACAACATGATCGAAAAAGAGTTGGATGGCGTCGAATTCGTGGTGGCAAACACGGATGCGCAGGCGCTCCAACAAAGCAGGTCCAAGGCACGCGTTCAGATGGGCCTGAAGGTGACCGAGGGTCTCGGCGCTGGTGCGCGCCCAGCCGTTGGCGCGGCGGCGGCTGAAGAATCCATCGAACAGATTGTGGATCATCTGGTCGGTTCGCATATGTGTTTCATCACCGCTGGTATGGGCGGCGGCACTGGGACGGGCGCGGCCCCGATCATTGCACAAGCGGCGCGTGAGCTAGGCGTTCTGACTGTTGGTGTTGTGACCAAACCCTTCCAGTTCGAAGGGTCGAAACGTATGCGCAAGGCCGAGGATGGGGTGGAAGCCCTCCAGAAGGTCGTCGACACGCTGATCATCATTCCGAACCAGAACCTGTTCCGTCTCGCCAACGAGAAGACGACCTTCACCGAGGCGTTTTCGATGGCTGACGATGTGCTCTATCAGGGTGTCAAAGGTGTCACGGACCTGATGGTGCGTCCGGGCTTGATCAACTTGGATTTCGCCGACGTGCGCGCCGTGATGGACGAGATGGGCAAAGCGATGATGGGCACAGGCGAAGCCGAGGGCGAAGATCGCGCCGTTCAGGCTGCAGAGAAGGCCATTGCCAACCCGCTGCTCGACGAGATCAGCCTGAGAGGCGCCAAGGGCGTTCTGATCAACATCACCGGCGGCTACGACCTGACGCTGTTCGAACTGGACGAGGCCGCGAACAGGATTCGCGAAGAGGTCGATCCGGATGCGAACATTATCGTGGGTTCGACACTGGACCCCGATATCCAGGGCGTGATGCGTGTATCGGTCGTGGCAACGGGCATTGATGCCATCGCAAAGGATATCGAAGAAGCGAGCCCGGTGCGTCGCCGGGCGTTGTCCGAGCCGTTGGTCAGCGAAGTTTCGCAGGAGAAAACCGCTCATCAGCCGGAAGCTGCGGCTGCCGTCGAGGCACCTGCCGCGCATGCACCGCAGTCGCGAGTGGGAGAAGAAGAGCCGACATTGTTCCACAATTTGGATACCTCCAGCACCCACCAACCGGTCACAACACAGCGCGATGATGATCTGCCGCCGCCGGCTTACACCCCGCATCCGGAGCCAGAGACGGTTCAGGATGCGCCGGAAAGCTTCGTCGCACCGCGTCCCAACGCGACGCGCGGGCAACCATCCGAGGACACGCTGCGCCGTCTCCAAGCTGCTGTCAGCAAGCAACCTGATCGCAACCCGACGGAGCGACCAGCCCAGCCCAGTGCGGAAATCCATCACGCCGACAAGCAACGTTTCGGCATCAATTCCCTGATCAACCGCATGACGGGGCAGGGCCACGGACATGGCCAAGCCGGTGAGGGACGGGCGCAAATGTCGCGCCCGGCACCGAATATGCAGCCGGTCTCTGAGGATCAGCTGGACGAAGATGCTGAATTGGACCGTATCGAAATCCCCGCATTCCTGCGTCGTCAAGCAAACTGA
- the ftsA gene encoding cell division protein FtsA: protein MTELYQSQRAMRQMRKAAMQRGVVAILDIGTAKVTCLILRFDGEARPKVDGVGSMAGQSRFRIIGAATTRARGMRSGEIDTMPEAERAVRTVVQAAQKMAQVRVDHAIVCFSGARPRSYGLLGQVDVAGHEVAGSDIANVLASCDMPDIGAHRTVMHAQPVNFALDGRSGLSDPRGQVGQHLTTDMHMLTVDQGCVQNILHCIKRCDLELAGLASSAYVSAISSMVEDEQKLGAACIDLGAGSTGISIFMRGHMIYGDTVRFGGGHITQDISKGLGIPLDMAERIKTVHGGVTATGRDDLEMIELRSETGDWEHDRREVSRSELIGIMRPRVEEILEEVRARLDAAGFDYLPSQKLVLTGGGSQIPGLPGLAQRVLGHQARLGRPLRVQGLPHAATGPGFSSAVGLCLFAANPQDEWWDFDIPADRLHPRPLRRAVKWFKENW, encoded by the coding sequence ATGACAGAATTGTATCAATCCCAACGTGCCATGCGGCAAATGCGCAAAGCCGCGATGCAGCGGGGAGTCGTCGCGATTCTTGATATCGGCACCGCGAAGGTGACGTGCCTGATCTTGCGCTTTGACGGTGAAGCGCGTCCGAAAGTGGATGGTGTCGGATCGATGGCCGGGCAATCACGCTTTCGTATCATTGGCGCGGCAACGACTCGGGCGCGGGGCATGCGTAGCGGCGAGATCGACACCATGCCGGAAGCGGAGCGTGCGGTGCGAACCGTCGTTCAGGCGGCGCAAAAGATGGCTCAGGTCCGGGTTGATCATGCGATAGTGTGCTTTTCCGGCGCGCGCCCTCGGTCTTACGGGCTGCTGGGCCAAGTGGATGTGGCGGGGCATGAGGTCGCGGGCAGTGACATTGCCAATGTGCTTGCCAGCTGCGACATGCCTGATATCGGCGCGCATCGAACGGTCATGCATGCGCAGCCCGTGAACTTCGCGCTCGATGGTCGTAGCGGGTTGAGCGATCCGCGCGGACAGGTGGGACAACACCTGACCACGGATATGCATATGTTGACCGTGGATCAGGGCTGCGTGCAAAACATTCTGCATTGTATCAAACGTTGTGATCTGGAACTGGCGGGGTTGGCGTCATCGGCCTATGTTTCCGCGATTTCGTCGATGGTCGAGGATGAGCAGAAACTGGGTGCCGCTTGCATTGATCTGGGCGCGGGGTCGACCGGTATTTCAATCTTCATGCGCGGGCATATGATCTACGGCGACACGGTCCGGTTCGGTGGCGGACATATTACACAGGACATCTCCAAGGGGCTGGGCATTCCGCTGGATATGGCCGAACGGATCAAAACCGTTCATGGCGGTGTGACGGCGACAGGGCGCGACGATCTGGAAATGATCGAGCTCCGCAGCGAAACAGGTGATTGGGAGCATGACCGCCGCGAGGTCAGCCGAAGTGAACTGATCGGAATCATGCGCCCGCGCGTCGAGGAGATCCTTGAAGAAGTGCGCGCACGCCTGGATGCGGCCGGGTTTGACTACCTGCCTAGTCAGAAACTTGTGCTGACGGGCGGCGGTAGCCAGATTCCCGGCCTGCCGGGGCTGGCGCAACGCGTGCTAGGGCATCAGGCGCGGCTGGGGCGCCCATTGCGCGTTCAAGGATTGCCGCACGCGGCTACCGGGCCGGGATTTTCCTCTGCCGTTGGCCTGTGTCTATTTGCCGCGAACCCGCAGGATGAGTGGTGGGATTTCGACATCCCCGCTGACCGATTACACCCCCGCCCGCTCCGCCGTGCGGTCAAGTGGTTCAAGGAAAACTGGTAG
- a CDS encoding cell division protein FtsQ/DivIB gives MRTLTASRGETLRRDPAPSRLQYRVTRLWLSPSFRRFVTFILPVFLLVFLGGVYVAQPAQQKMFREWVGQVRASIEARPEFQIRQMSITGASPVLADEIRRRVPVEFPVSWLRLDKDQINQTISSLDAVESVRVNVELGGALRLNVTERTPAILWRDRSGLMILDGTGHRIAYIDRREGRPDLPLITGDGASAAVPQALELWESLGHIKNRVRGLTRQGERRWDVVLDRNQIIQLPESEPVRALQRVLAMDAAADVLTRDVVAVDMRVAERPTIRLGPDAMEYQRTTRAFEKGLASQ, from the coding sequence GTGCGGACGCTGACCGCAAGCCGCGGAGAAACGCTGCGTCGTGATCCGGCGCCGAGCCGTCTTCAGTATCGTGTGACGCGCCTTTGGTTGTCGCCCTCTTTCCGCCGTTTTGTCACTTTTATCCTGCCGGTGTTTCTGCTCGTGTTTCTTGGTGGTGTTTATGTGGCACAGCCTGCGCAGCAGAAGATGTTCCGGGAATGGGTCGGACAGGTGAGGGCCTCAATCGAGGCACGTCCCGAATTCCAGATACGCCAGATGTCTATCACGGGGGCATCGCCGGTTCTCGCAGATGAAATCCGTCGTCGCGTGCCGGTCGAGTTTCCGGTCAGTTGGCTGCGACTGGATAAGGACCAGATCAACCAAACGATTTCATCGCTCGATGCGGTGGAAAGCGTGCGGGTCAATGTCGAACTTGGCGGCGCGCTTCGTCTGAACGTCACGGAAAGAACGCCCGCGATTTTGTGGCGCGACCGTTCGGGGCTGATGATCCTGGATGGCACGGGCCACCGCATTGCTTACATCGACCGTCGAGAAGGCCGACCTGATCTGCCGTTGATCACGGGCGATGGTGCGAGCGCTGCCGTTCCCCAGGCGTTGGAGCTTTGGGAGTCGCTTGGCCACATCAAAAACCGTGTCCGCGGTCTGACTCGTCAGGGAGAGCGGCGTTGGGATGTGGTTCTGGATCGTAACCAGATCATCCAGCTGCCCGAGAGCGAGCCTGTTCGCGCCTTGCAGCGGGTTCTTGCGATGGATGCGGCAGCGGATGTTCTGACCCGTGATGTGGTCGCGGTGGATATGAGGGTCGCCGAGCGCCCGACGATCAGACTCGGACCGGACGCAATGGAATATCAGCGCACAACACGCGCGTTTGAGAAGGGGCTGGCAAGTCAATGA